The stretch of DNA GGGCTTATTCGAGGTGGGTTTCTGGCAGGTCACGTGACCACGGCCGACATTTCTGACGTCACGTGACACAGGTGTGCTTGGAGTCGGACCTCCCATTTCCAGACTGCCGCGGGCGCCTGTCCAGTTTGTCCCCGCTGCCGTCCTTCCAGTCTGTGGCGGTCCTGGTGGGCGTGTCCCTGTGGGCGGTGTGGACCAGCGTGATGTGTCTCTGCCTCTTCCGCTTCTGCAGCGCCGCCACCGTCTACAAGATCTGCGCCTGGCTGCAGCTCACAGCAGGTGGGTGGCCGTCTTGTGGGCGGGGCTAACTCTGCATCCTTCTGACCGAGGGCATCTCCCTTCCCCGCCGCCAGGGTTCTGCCTGGCGCTGGCGTGCGTCCTGTTCCCCGACTCCTGGGAGAGTCCCGAGATGAGAGTCCTGTGCGGAGACTCGGTAAGTGATCCCTCCCCCCTCCTCCCCATGGCGCTGACCTCGTGGCGCTGACCTCGTGGTGCTGACCTCGTGGCGCTGACCTCGTGGCGCTGACCTCGTGGCGCCCTTGCGTGCAGGTCGGAAGCTTCTCGTCCGGGAACTGCTCGGTCCACTGGGCCTACATCCTGGCCATCCTGGGCGTGTTGGACGCCGCCATCTTGGCCACGCTGGCCTTCGTCCTCGCCAACAGACAGGACGCTCTCCTGCCGCCACTCAGCAAGGAAGGTGGGTTGGGGGCGGGACTCTGTGCAAAAAGGTGGGGCTTGGGCTCAACCCTCACTTTCTGcacctgtatgtgtgtgtaaatatatatgtgtgtatatatatgtatatatgtacttatatccatccattttctaccgcctgtccctttttatgtgtctatatatgtatgtgtgtagcggtatagctcggttggtagagtggccgtgccaggaacttgagggttccaggttcgatccccgcttccgccatcctagtcactgccgttgtgtccttgggcaagacactttaccacctgctcccagtgccacccacactggtttaaatgtaacttagatattgggtttcactatgtaaagccctttgagtcactagagaaaaagcgctatataaatataattcacttcacttcatatgtatgtatgtatttatgtatatatgtacttatatatgtgtgtatatatgtatgtatgtattcatgtgtatatgtacttatatatgtgtgtatatatgtatgtgtgtatatatgtatgtatgtgtttatgtatatatgtacttatatatgtgtgtatatgtatgtgtgtatatatgtatgtatgtgtttatgtatgtgtgtatatatacagtgtttcccataaactgccaagatacctgtggcggtgggggcgtggctatgggcgtggtcaccatgacatcatcgagtaatttgcataatttactacaatgatatgattttctctaaaaaggctcaaaaaatgtatacttactaattaatagtaacagttttgttttaaacatccatccatccatccatccattttacaatataattacaacactttatgtacatatttatatacagatttgaacaataagttattcactgaaatatatttattaattgtggttcttacaaaaaatatatcttataaaatataaaagctaaaatgtctcttaaagctctgcccctttaattggtgcatactaaataatttaactttagcctactactacaaccatattatttaccagcaacataaagtgaaacagaggcagaggtgtcctgccacagtcagtaacaaataaacagaaaacagtattggtcaaatacaaataaggcaacaagagaagtatcctacacttctcttttgtaaagtaaatctgaacagcctatatgggcatctacatcaactatatgatttgcctgaaaagctggccaggacaaaaaaaaaatatcaaaaaaaaatattttttttaaatttttttattttatttgtggcggaagtaattctttcgtggcgggccgccacaaataaatgaatgtgtgggaaacactgatatgtatttatgtatatactgtatgtacttatatacgtgtgtatatatgtatgtatgtatgtatatttatgtgtatatgtacttatatatgtgtgtatatatgtatgtgtgtatatatgtatgtatttatttatttgtatatgtacttatatatgtgtgtatatatgtatgtatgtatttatgtatatatgtacttatatatgtgtgtgtatatatgtatgtgtgtatatatgtatgtatgtatttatgtatgtgtgtatatatgtatgtatgtatttatgtatatatgtacttatatacagtatgtgtgtatatatgtatgtatgtatttatttgtatatgtacttatatatgtgtgtatatatgtatgtgtgtatatatgtatgtatgtatttatgtatatatgtacttatatatgtgtgtatatatgtatgtgtgtatatatgtatgtatgtatttatgtatatatgtacttatatatgtgtgtatatatgtatgtgtgtaaatatgtatatatgtacttatatatgtgtgtatatatgtatgtgtgtaaatatgtatatatgtacttatatatgtgtatatatatgtatgtgtgtatcagtggcgtgcggtgaggttaatgtctggtgaggcactgcatcatcacagtcagatttacaaacatatgaaccctaaatagtatcttattcaccatgtgattggcagcagttaacgggttatgtttaaaagctcataccagcattctttacacaactgtagcacacaaaaaagcacatttaataaaaaaaaacattattatggtcttacctttcttgctggacagccttgcgtgtgtaccacgccgtttgaaaagaacgggtcttctgtctcgaagtcaaaagcaaaccttttagctctggCGTTtgtatacctttaattattacctcctgcttcgattgaaagtccagtttagaaaactgttttattttacatatgtaatcctccatgtttttaataaaagtccaggctagaggaaataaacaatcgcttgcaaactttttttttttttcttctgcggccgaggaatgatctctgagatcactaccgccctctgcAACcgggaggccggattactgcgagcctcaaccagtacgtcttttgcagcagatttatgaatgctcagcacaagaaatacgttacacacatacagtttttgacaaaatacactgtacattatatacctcagctaactaaactatgccatagtttagttagctgatataattcatatagcaatacagtttcactgcacagcaggccagcagttagctgagtccgcaatccatgttgaggcacaaatcagtgacgtgcctcaactggctgctgatcaccgcaccgtctcttctcagtatttgaacggcaaatgtgaaaatgaaaataaaaataatctaaaactggtgaagttaaatggaaaataactttagtataatcactagatacatataacaatttaattattatttttttctttttacattttttttctttccatgacggcaggtgaggccccgcctcccctgcctctagtgacggcacgccactggtgtgtatatatgtatgtatgtatgtacttatatatgtgtgtatatatgtatgtatgtatttatgtttatatgtacttatatatgtgtgtatgtatgtatgtatttatgtatatatgtacttatatatgtatgtatgtgtgtacatacatgtatgtatatatgtatgtatatatatatgtatgtctatgtttacatatgtgtctatatgtatgtatattcagtatgtatgtatgtatatatgtgtatatatatatggatgtacgtatatgtttgtgtgtgcgtgtgtgcatatatgtgtgtttgaatgtgtatatatatatatatatatatatatatatatatatatatatatatatatatgtatgtgtggggaaaaatcacaagactatttcatctctacaggcctgtttcatgagggatttcctcaatcctcaggagatttacatacatacatttatatatatatatatatatatatatatatatatatatatatatatatataaatgtatgtatgtatgtatgtatatatatatatgtgtgtgtatataatacaaatgtattgtgtgtgtgtgtgtgtgaccacagGACTGCTGATGTCAGCGTAGACGTCATGTGACTCTCCATTGGATCTTCATCAAGTTGTCCTCCTCGCTATCCGTTAGCATGGTTAGCATCAGTGTCACTACGCTAGGTTACAAGCTGATGACATCATCAAAAATTACCTTTGACCTTTCAATGTTGTGTACTACATTGCCAAATAAAAAGGCGTGCACGTTTTCAACTTTattagtcgcacacacacacatcaacacaaATGTACATCATTTCCTTTCCTCGTCTCCTATTTCCTCATGTAGCCCAGCATCACCTGGGGGGCGGAGCTCAAGGCTCGGCGGCGTATCACTCGTCGTAGCCCCGCCTCCTCTTCGTTCAGCCGCTTCACTCTGAGCAGCGGCGGCTGGTCGCTAGGTGACGGAGAGGAGGCGTCGTCCAGGGACCGCCGGCTTCTCCTGTGGGCGGAGCCGGTGCTTTCGACGTGGCGTCGGACTCGGCGGCCGGAGGGGGCGGGGTCAGGGCCTACGACGGACAGGAGGCTGGCGAGCATACGTCTAAAGAGGCGGGACATGACGGTGACGGACATGACACCTTGTCACGACATAAACGCACTCACCTCACGTCTTCGTCCTCGTCCTCGTCCTCGTCTCGTTGGAGTCGCTCGTGTCTGGCCCCCTCCACCTGCGTCTCCATCCTGCCGATCACACGCCAACGTTAACTGAAGGTCCGCCCCCTCAAAGCGATTGACAGCCTCACCTGTCCATCAGGGCCTCAAGCAGCTGCGGTGCCACCAGCGTCCACCAGGGCGCCGGGGGCCTGCCCATGCTCAGGCCCCGCCCCGTCTCCTCATAGTCGGCGGGGGGCCGACCCCGGAAGTCTCCACGTGCTCCGTCCTCCTCCAGCAGCACGTCGTCTCCCGCCACCTCGGCGAGGAGACGGAGCACGGCGCGGGCGTAGGCTGCGAACATGCCAGAGCTTGGTTGGATTGGTCAGCGCTTGATGAATATTTGTCAGCTGTCAATCAACCTGCTCGCTGTTCCTCTTGCTCCCGCCTCTGGCCTTTCGCCACCAACCGCTGGAGGGCCTGCTCCAAGCTCCGCCCACTCCAGCCCTCATCCCTCAGCCAGGCGGCATAGGGCGCGCCCTCGCCATCGTAGGCCAGTAGGTTCTGACGTCGGACTCCGCCTCCTGTGAGGTCCAAGCCACGCCCACCAAGACCTGCGGGAGCACACTAAAACAGAGCGTTACCCtccgaggccacgccccctcaccAACACTCGTCATACACaggtcaccatggcaacaaatTGACTTCAAGAGGCGGGGCTTGGCTttaaagagtttttttttttcttcagagtGCCAACCAACCACAGGGATTCGTTTTCTTCGGTTGCCATGGCGATGTCACCTGGCTCTGCGTCAGGAAGCGATGACGTCATGTTTGCGGCTAGGCTAACGCGAGCACGTGAGGGGATGACGCCACTTCCTGTGCGTGCTCGTCGTGGCAAACATCATCACCCCTGCCGGGAGACTGTTGCCATGGCGACCATCTCCTGTCACCATGGCGACCGGCAGCTTAAATGCGACACGGAAAACGGCAAAGAAACCAAAACGATGTAACCCTCAAAAAGGGGGGTTCACCTTGTTGCCGTGAAGACAAGAGAGAAAAGGCGGCAATGCGGTCCTACCTGAGCGACGGCGGCGAGCAGCAGCGGCAGCGAGACGAGCGACGCCATTCTGCCGACTGAGCGTGCTCGGCCAGTGCGCAACATGGAGGTGGCGGGGGAGGGGAAGGTGGGAGGAGCGCGGATGGCGGGCCGAAGGGAGGGAGGGAGACAGAGGAAAGGGGGAAGGAGGGGCCAGCATCAGGTGAAGCCTCATGTTACATAAGAGGTCCTTCAAGGTGACTGGCGTGTTGCCGTGGCAACAGAGGATGCTCGTTTTCAATAACAACACCGCTTTGTTTTCCTCTTTATTGAAATCTTACACTGAACAAAGGGCAGGGGGAGGGGCAGGGGGCGTGTCCATAGCAACAACATCATCATGATCACCATGgttactgacacacacacacacaggaaggagGAGCATCACAAGCGTCCAACAGAGATGGATGCTGATTGGCTGCTGAGCCGCGCCAGCTAACCTAGGCGTTAGCTCGCTAACACAAAGGAAATATTAGCATAGTTAGCATCAAGACGACGTTGGAAAAAGGAGGAGGGGCAGGAAGCATCATGAGAGGTAAGAGGCGGGGCATTTAGTACGATGACATAACCGCCTGTCAGCAGCGTTGCATTGTGGGAAGCCAGCAGGTCATGGCTTCCTGCCAAGGACACGTGATCGGGGCTCACATCTGATTGGAGAAGGAGGTGGGCGCGTCCTGCTGGCGGTACTCGCCGTCCTGCGGGCAAACAGAGGGGGCGGAGCCAATGAGCGAGCGCTTTAGTCAACATGGCGGACATGGCTCACCTGGTTGTAGTCCGGCTGGTAGCCGCCTTGGCCGCCGGCATAGGGGTCCTGCTCGTACGCATCCGGGGCGGCGGGCTTGTCCTGAGGGGGCGGGGCTCTCATGAAGGGGGCGATGATGCCCGTCTCCTTGAAGACGAACCACAGGTTCCCCGCCCACAGGACCAGGTTGATGAAGCCGAACGCCTGAAGGCAAGACCGCAGCGTTAGGCGCCGTCGGCCGGGCCCCGCCCACCCGACCTTACCACGGATGTGTTGAGTCCGGACATGACGGGGTCGTGGACCTCGCGGCATTGGTTCTCCTCGCCCTCGCAAGCGGAGATCAAGGTGATGACGTAGTCGGGGTCGGTGGCCGTCTTCACGTCGGACAGACCCTTTGCCCACGCCGCCGAGCTCACCAGCCACATGAAGGTCATCACCGCCGTCACGCCCAGGTCCtgaacacgcacacgcacacacacacacacgcacacacacgtcagcCCAGCACCACCAGGGGCCGGGGGCGGGGCCCACTCACCAGCAGGGGGCCCTTGTTGTTCTCCTTGTACTTGTCCAGGAAGAAGACGTAGATAGCGAGCGCCGCCGTCACGTACAGGAAGGACAAGACGCCGATGGTCACAAAGAACTCGGCGGAGGAGGAATAGTCGCCCACCAGGAAGATGTGCTCCGTGCCACGCTTACATGTGGGGGCGTCGAAGTAGACTTGGTGCAGCCTGACACACGATTTATTGGAAGTGGGTCTTCAGATTTGAAGCAAACTacatttctgcactgatttttttttacaccggaTTTTTAAacgtttaatttttttacaacaatttttttcactgaatttttctgcatcaATTTTTTTTATACTAAAATTTGATACactgaggttgtttttttttaaacagaattgTTGTACACTTAATTTGTTATATGCTGTTTTCTTTTCGCAAAATTTTTGTgcgctgaatttttttacactaaagtgttatacacttaattttttacactgatattttttgtacTAAATTTCGAAGCAGAATTTTTCTGCACGAGTAttttagacaatttttttttacacttaattatttcacgctgaattttcatacagttaattttttacactgatattTTTATACAAAATTTTCTACACGGAATATGTCTGCACTGGTTTTTTTAGACTAattttttacagttaattttttttaagctgAATTCTTCTGTGCAAAATTTTCCACACAGAATCTTCATACGCTTTTTCTGTACAGATTattttagactgattttttttttacgctgaatttttctgcatttaatttttttacactgaatatttgttACGTAtaattttttacgctgaatttgtCTGCATTCAAAAAATTTTGcactatattttttatacaatttttttttacacaatttttttacgctgaatttttctgCGCTGAATTTTTCTGCGCTGAATTTTTCCACACATAATTTTTTACACTAGTATTTGTTATACAAAATGTTCTATGTTTCATTTTtctgatttttttacacaaaaattgatacacttaattttttaggCAGAATTTTTTCACACAGAATTTTcatacacaatttttttacacaatttttttctgCATGGATTAAATCAGACTGATTTTTTCAACATATGATTTTTTTGGACTCTAAATATTTCTGCATTTaactttttttacactgcataTTTGTTACGTATATTTTCTTACGCTGAAGTTGTcagcatttaatttttttttacactgaatttttgcgcaccaaatgttttaaaattactACACCTTATTTTATACACTTATGTTTGTTAagctgtattttattattttttttagactgaattttttaacgtacaattttttacactgatttattttacactgacattttaaACACGAGAATTTTGCTTACAATTTGTGTCTAATGAGATTGTCAACGTAATTTGATGTAGAAAAATTCAGTTCAATAGGAAAGTCACctaaataaatacatgtcaaaataaaagcgttggtaataaaaacacaaatccACACTTTCTGACCTGAAAGGGTATTCAAAGTCCACCTGGACGCTCAGGTCGCTCTCTGTGCGGTTCTTGCACTCCACGGAGACGCGGAACGTCCCGGAATAACTCCCACATGTGGAGAAGGCCAAGATGGCGAAGAGCTGGGGGCGGGGCCAAAAGGGTGATGTCATTGACTGGGTCGTTAGGTCACTTATTGGTGATGACGCAATCATTCAGCCACTCACCCACTGTAGAACCTTGATGAAGCCCAGGGGAACCTTCAGAACCCGAAACTGACCCTGAGCCACCAGCTGGGAAACACACGAGACAAGGTTGACCTTTTTGACCAGGTAAAAACTGATGACGTCATTTAGTGACGGTCATGCTAGCAGTTAGCTCCCTGCTTGGCAAGGACACGACGTCATCACGTGACAACATCAGATAATCATCATCCGCGGCTGCCGTTTCACGCAGTCACGCACGACACACACGCGCCCCATTAGGGGGATGGCGGGAAGGGACAGCCGCTAAACCCCCCCAGCCCCccaagccccccccaccccccccccccccccatccacccccaaccccaccccgcAAATCGTCTTCATCGTCTCACGCGCATATTCACGTTCTGCGCCATGTTCGCGAGGAtgcgtggggggagggggggggggggatgaagATGAGCCGACATGGCGGGTAAAAAGAGTGTCGACATGAAAGGAAAGAAGATGAACGAAATGTCTTCTTTTACCTGATTGACGACGTCCATGTTTGACTTGGATAGGACAGCACGGAGGAAGCGAGGGATGGGGGGTGatggagaggggtggggggggggggggggggggggcaggacgACGCATGCGCGAGGAGGGAGGCGCACTGTAAGGGggtcttgggggggggggggggtctggaaTGGCGCGTAAGTATTTTTTAGGGCTGgcagaataaataaaaatatcttCATAATTGATAAAACTGCAGTGACGTCACATAACGTGGGTGTGGCCAGcgtgtattttcatacaaaataaCAGGGGGTGTGGCCTAAGTGTATTTTCATATCCTATACAAAATAACAGGGTGTGGCCTGTGTGTGTTTACTCATTAACAGGGGGTGTGGCCTGTGTCTGTTTACTAAATAACAGGGGGTGTGGCCTGTGTGTGGTTACTAAATAACAGGGGGTGTGGTCTGTGTGTATTTAGTCATTAACAGGGGGTGTGGCATGTGTCTGTTTACTCAGTAGCAGGGGGTGCGGCCTGTGTGTGTTTACTCAGTAACAGGGGGTGTGgtctgtgtgtgtttactaaataCCAGGGGGTGTGGCCTGTGTCTGTTTACTAAATACCAGGGGGTGCAGCCTGTGTGTGTTTACTCAGTAACAGGGGGTGTGgtctgtgtgtgtttactaaataCCAGGGGGTGTGGCCTGCGTCTGTTTACTAAATACCAGGGGGTGTGTCCTGTGTCTGTTTACTCAGTAACAGGGGGTGTGgcctgtgtgtgtttactaaataCCAGGGTGTGTGGCCTGTGTCTGTTTACTAAATAACAGGGGGTGTGGCCTGTGTGTGTTTACTCAGTAACAGGGGGTGTGgcctgtgtgtgtttactaaataACAGAGGGTGTGTGGCCTATGAGTGTTTACTAAATAACAGGGGGTGTGGCCTGTGTTTGTTTAGTAAATAACAGGGGATGTGGCCTGTGTGTGTTTATTAAATAAAAGGGGGTGTGGTCTGTGTCTGTTTACTAAATAacagggggcgtggcctgtgtgTGGTTACTCAGTAACAAGGGGTGTGGTCTGTGTGTGGTTACTAAATAAAAGGGTGTGTGGCCTGTGTGTGTTTACTCAGTAACAGGGGGTGTGGCCTGTGTCTGTTTACTCAGTAGCAGGGGGTGTGGCCTGTTTGTGTTGACTAAATAACAGAGGGTGTGTGGCCTATGAGTGTTTACTAAATAAAAGGGTGTGTGGCCTGTGTGTGTTTACTCAGTAACAGGGGGTGTGGCCTGTTTGTGTTTACTAAATAACAGAGGGTGTGTGGCCTATGAGTGTTTAGTAAATAAAAGGGCGTGTGGCCTGTGTGTGTTTACTCAGTAACAGGGGGTGTGGCCTGTGTGTGTTTACTCAGTAGCAGGGGGTGTGgcctgtgtgtgtttactaaataACAGAGGGTGTGTGGCCTATGAGTGTTTACTAAATAACAGGGGGTGTGGCCTGTGTTTGTTTAgtaaataataggggtgtggCCTGTGTGTGTTTATTAAATAAAAGGGGGTGTGGTCTGTGTGTGGTTAGTAAATAAAAGAGTGTGTGGTCTGTGTGTGGTTACTAAATAAAAGGGTGTGTGGCCTGTTTGTGTTTACTAAATAACATGGTGCGTGGCCTGTGTGTTTACTAAATAACATGGTGTGTGGCCTGTGTGTTTACTAAATAACAGGGTGTATGGCCTGTGTGTGTTCACTAAATAAAAGGGGGTGTGgtctgtgtgtgttttgtttagtAAATAACAGGGGATGTGGTCTGTGTGGTTACTAAATAAAAGGGTGTGTGGCCTGTTTGTGTTTAGTAAATAACGGGGTGTGGCCTGTTTGTGTTTAGTAAATAACAGGGGGTGTGGCCTGTTTGTGTTGAGTAAATAACAGGGGGTGTGGTCTGTGTGTTTGATTGACATGATATCTTCTCATGAAGCTGATTTTAAAGTGTATTCATTTCGTCTGAGCAGCTGAGACACAATGACTTATTCTTCTATGGTTATCGACACATTCTGTTATCACCGTGGTGTGTCCCAGAAAATGGCAGAGAGCAgtggtacacgggctccatctagtggtacgccaaagaatcacttaaatacagagttttattttccttgttaaataaaacctctgccttgtttttaatgaatacttaggcctactacgctactgaatTTAATGTTGGTCGTCATGGTGATACCTGTTTGAGAACCACTTCCATAGACACAGTAGAGTTGGAGTCATG from Entelurus aequoreus isolate RoL-2023_Sb linkage group LG01, RoL_Eaeq_v1.1, whole genome shotgun sequence encodes:
- the LOC133660517 gene encoding LHFPL tetraspan subfamily member 3 protein-like isoform X2; this translates as MASPGLADLSRLYQTEFVRSARAVGVLWAVCTLCFAVIQVVVLVQPSWVGTADARHKGAGPAPPSGTLGLFEVCLESDLPFPDCRGRLSSLSPLPSFQSVAVLVGVSLWAVWTSVMCLCLFRFCSAATVYKICAWLQLTAGFCLALACVLFPDSWESPEMRVLCGDSVGSFSSGNCSVHWAYILAILGVLDAAILATLAFVLANRQDALLPPLSKEGLLMSA
- the LOC133660517 gene encoding LHFPL tetraspan subfamily member 3 protein-like isoform X1, translated to MASPGLADLSRLYQTEFVRSARAVGVLWAVCTLCFAVIQVVVLVQPSWVGTADARHKGAGPAPPSGTLGLFEVCLESDLPFPDCRGRLSSLSPLPSFQSVAVLVGVSLWAVWTSVMCLCLFRFCSAATVYKICAWLQLTAGFCLALACVLFPDSWESPEMRVLCGDSVGSFSSGNCSVHWAYILAILGVLDAAILATLAFVLANRQDALLPPLSKEGGLGAGLCAKRTADVSVDVM
- the LOC133660490 gene encoding uncharacterized protein LOC133660490 isoform X1 codes for the protein MLRTGRARSVGRMASLVSLPLLLAAVAQCAPAGLGGRGLDLTGGGVRRQNLLAYDGEGAPYAAWLRDEGWSGRSLEQALQRLVAKGQRREQEEQRAAYARAVLRLLAEVAGDDVLLEEDGARGDFRGRPPADYEETGRGLSMGRPPAPWWTLVAPQLLEALMDRMETQVEGARHERLQRDEDEDEDEDVRRMLASLLSVVGPDPAPSGRRVRRHVESTGSAHRRSRRSLDDASSPSPSDQPPLLRVKRLNEEEAGLRRVIRRRALSSAPQVMLGYMRK
- the LOC133660490 gene encoding uncharacterized protein LOC133660490 isoform X2 — encoded protein: MLRTGRARSVGRMASLVSLPLLLAAVAQCAPAGLGGRGLDLTGGGVRRQNLLAYDGEGAPYAAWLRDEGWSGRSLEQALQRLVAKGQRREQEEQRAAYARAVLRLLAEVAGDDVLLEEDGARGDFRGRPPADYEETGRGLSMGRPPAPWWTLVAPQLLEALMDRMETQVEGARHERLQRDEDEDEDEDVSLLSVVGPDPAPSGRRVRRHVESTGSAHRRSRRSLDDASSPSPSDQPPLLRVKRLNEEEAGLRRVIRRRALSSAPQVMLGYMRK
- the LOC133660506 gene encoding synaptophysin-like — protein: MDVVNQLVAQGQFRVLKVPLGFIKVLQWLFAILAFSTCGSYSGTFRVSVECKNRTESDLSVQVDFEYPFRLHQVYFDAPTCKRGTEHIFLVGDYSSSAEFFVTIGVLSFLYVTAALAIYVFFLDKYKENNKGPLLDLGVTAVMTFMWLVSSAAWAKGLSDVKTATDPDYVITLISACEGEENQCREVHDPVMSGLNTSVAFGFINLVLWAGNLWFVFKETGIIAPFMRAPPPQDKPAAPDAYEQDPYAGGQGGYQPDYNQDGEYRQQDAPTSFSNQM